A stretch of DNA from Betaproteobacteria bacterium:
ATGCAATCCCCAAGAGGAGGTTTTATGCATCAAGCGAAACATCGCATCGGTCGTTGTGCTGCATCCATCACCCTCGCCGTCGCCACGTTGCTCGCCGCGCCGGCGGCACAATCGCAGTCGAATTTCCCCGATCGCCCCATCCGCCTCATCGTACCTTTCCCGCCGGGCGGTCAGACCGACAACGTGGGCCGGCATCTTGGCGTGAAGCTGACTTCGGTCATCGGCCAGCAGGTCATCGTCGAAAACCGCTCCGGCGCGGCCGGCACGATCGGCAGTGCGGAGGCGGCAAGCGCGAAGCCCGACGGCCATACCCTGGTGATCGCCACCAGCTCGACCCACGCGATCAATCCGACTGTCATGTCGAACGTACCCTACGACGTTATTGCGGATTTCACCCCGATCTCGGTGCTCGGCACGGGTCCCATCGCGGTTTCGGTCCATCCGGTCGTCCCTGCGCGCTCGCTGAAGGAATTGATCGCCGCTGCCAAGGCGCGTCCCGGCTACTATTCCTACGGCTCTTCGGGCGTCGCCTCGATCAACAATCTCGCCGGCGAGTTGTTGAAGATGAAGGCGGGCAACCTGCAGATCCTGCACGTGCCGTTCAAGGGATCCGGGCCCAGCGTTCAGAATCTTGTCGGCGGCCAGATCGACATCGTGTGCTCGACGCTGAGCGCCGCGCTTCCGCATCATCGCTCGGGCCGGATCCGGACGCTGGCCATCATGAAAGAGGAACGCTCGCTCGGCGCGCCCGACATCCCGACCACGGCGGAACTGGGTCTTCCGGAGGTGATTGCGTACACCTACAACATCGTCCTGGCGCCGGGAAAAACCCCGCAGCCTGTGGTGGACAGACTGAGCGGGGCGATCGGGAAGGTCATGGCCGACCGCACGTTCACCGAAGTACTGGTCAGGCTCGGCGTCGACCCGAGCAACGACGCGAGCCCGCAGCGGGCCGTCACAATGA
This window harbors:
- a CDS encoding tripartite tricarboxylate transporter substrate binding protein gives rise to the protein MQSPRGGFMHQAKHRIGRCAASITLAVATLLAAPAAQSQSNFPDRPIRLIVPFPPGGQTDNVGRHLGVKLTSVIGQQVIVENRSGAAGTIGSAEAASAKPDGHTLVIATSSTHAINPTVMSNVPYDVIADFTPISVLGTGPIAVSVHPVVPARSLKELIAAAKARPGYYSYGSSGVASINNLAGELLKMKAGNLQILHVPFKGSGPSVQNLVGGQIDIVCSTLSAALPHHRSGRIRTLAIMKEERSLGAPDIPTTAELGLPEVIAYTYNIVLAPGKTPQPVVDRLSGAIGKVMADRTFTEVLVRLGVDPSNDASPQRAVTMIRAELAKWQPIIQALGLGADTPIRSASPRR